One part of the Tenacibaculum sp. 190130A14a genome encodes these proteins:
- a CDS encoding TonB-dependent receptor yields MRTPIALFIFLFSQIIYTGFSQTISGKVTSNSKPIPFASVYVKDGTQGVTTNEDGSYKLNVPSGKIMIEVSSQGFRKISKEVTATSNEQINLNFELFEDVLGLDEVVISATRSRVERKKTPVVVSTIKPRLLTATQSASMADGLNYAPGVRVETNCQNCGFTQVRLNGLDGGYTQVLLNSRPVFTSLIGVYGLEQIPTNIIERIEVVRSGGSALYGSSAIAGTVNVITKDPVLNTWEIGSNFAFIDGKKLDRTLTFNTSVVADDLNSGISLFGMNRNRQSFDANGDGFTELVELKNTTVGAKAFIKPTEKSRISVNLNSIKEHRRGGDKLNLAPQFTDITEELDHDTFIGGADYEVYSKDDSSKFQIYTSASYTDRGSYYGGLGGGRTAQDSILANNAFGTTKDLAWVNGLQYTKSFKNKDVLTVGTEYNFTSTEDEIAGYNRLVDQSVKSFGVYGQYEWKPSEKFTALFGARLDNVNVDGSYTVGAIARNVNVSQTTLSPRLTVSYQFTDALKFRGGYARGFRAPQAFNEDVHISSVGGEPQFVILSENLKTEFSNAFTGSLNYSKNINLLQLDFLLEGFYTTLEDPFTLVSTGSTLANGSIVEEVRNGSGAKVYGANFEFGISPNPKWQFQLGGTLQASKYDEPQVLFETDGTPGESDIIVDEFVRNPNFYGYINTSWIPSEKFNIDLTGTYTGEMTVPRVISDTGFLKLNEVGNFFDLNLKLESHLDFSDNFMTTISAGVKNMFNAYQDDFDTGATRDSDYIYGPNAPRTFFIGIKFGKFH; encoded by the coding sequence ATGAGAACACCAATCGCGCTTTTCATATTTTTATTTTCACAAATAATTTATACTGGTTTTAGTCAAACCATTTCAGGAAAAGTTACCTCTAATAGCAAACCAATTCCATTCGCTTCTGTTTATGTAAAAGACGGAACTCAGGGAGTAACCACAAACGAAGATGGATCTTATAAATTAAATGTTCCTTCTGGTAAAATTATGATTGAAGTAAGTTCACAAGGATTCAGAAAGATTTCTAAAGAAGTTACTGCTACATCTAATGAACAAATCAACCTAAACTTTGAATTATTTGAAGATGTATTAGGTTTAGACGAAGTTGTAATTAGCGCCACTAGAAGTAGAGTAGAACGTAAAAAAACTCCTGTGGTAGTATCAACCATAAAGCCACGATTGTTAACCGCTACACAATCTGCTTCTATGGCAGATGGGTTGAATTACGCTCCTGGAGTTCGTGTTGAAACCAACTGTCAAAATTGTGGATTTACTCAGGTCCGTTTAAATGGATTGGATGGAGGATATACCCAAGTTTTATTAAACAGTAGACCTGTTTTCACCTCATTAATTGGAGTATATGGCTTAGAACAAATCCCTACTAATATTATTGAACGTATTGAAGTAGTTCGTAGTGGAGGGTCGGCTTTATATGGTTCAAGTGCTATTGCAGGAACTGTAAACGTAATTACAAAAGACCCTGTTTTAAATACTTGGGAAATAGGTTCTAACTTTGCCTTTATTGATGGTAAAAAACTTGATAGAACATTAACATTTAACACTTCTGTAGTTGCTGATGATTTGAATAGCGGAATTTCGTTGTTTGGAATGAACAGAAACCGTCAAAGTTTTGACGCTAATGGTGATGGTTTTACTGAACTAGTAGAATTGAAAAATACTACTGTAGGCGCAAAGGCTTTTATAAAACCAACTGAAAAAAGCAGAATATCCGTAAACTTAAATTCTATAAAAGAACACAGACGTGGTGGAGATAAATTAAATCTTGCCCCTCAATTCACAGATATTACTGAAGAATTAGATCACGATACTTTTATTGGTGGTGCAGATTATGAAGTGTACAGCAAAGATGATTCGAGCAAATTCCAAATTTACACCTCAGCATCTTACACAGATCGTGGTAGTTATTATGGCGGACTTGGTGGTGGAAGAACAGCACAGGATAGTATTTTGGCTAATAATGCTTTTGGAACAACTAAAGATTTGGCTTGGGTAAATGGTTTACAATACACTAAATCTTTTAAAAACAAAGATGTTTTAACTGTTGGTACTGAATACAATTTCACTTCAACTGAAGATGAAATTGCCGGTTACAATCGCCTGGTAGATCAATCAGTAAAATCATTTGGTGTTTACGGACAATATGAATGGAAACCCTCTGAAAAATTTACAGCATTGTTTGGCGCTCGTTTAGACAATGTAAACGTGGATGGAAGTTATACCGTTGGAGCTATTGCTAGAAACGTAAACGTGAGTCAAACAACTTTATCTCCAAGATTAACGGTTTCTTATCAATTTACAGACGCCTTGAAATTTCGAGGTGGTTACGCAAGAGGTTTTAGAGCTCCACAAGCATTTAATGAAGATGTTCACATCTCTAGTGTCGGTGGTGAACCTCAATTTGTTATTCTTTCTGAAAATTTAAAAACAGAATTTTCGAATGCCTTTACAGGTTCTTTAAACTATTCTAAAAACATTAACTTACTACAATTAGACTTTTTACTAGAAGGGTTCTATACCACACTAGAAGATCCTTTCACTTTAGTAAGTACAGGCTCAACATTAGCGAATGGTTCTATTGTTGAAGAAGTAAGAAATGGTTCTGGAGCTAAAGTTTATGGAGCTAATTTTGAATTTGGAATTTCTCCAAATCCAAAATGGCAATTTCAATTAGGAGGTACTTTGCAAGCATCAAAGTACGATGAACCACAAGTTTTATTTGAAACAGATGGAACTCCTGGAGAGTCGGATATTATTGTTGACGAATTTGTAAGAAACCCGAATTTTTATGGATACATAAATACCTCTTGGATTCCAAGTGAAAAATTCAATATAGATCTTACAGGAACCTACACAGGAGAAATGACTGTTCCTAGAGTAATAAGTGACACAGGGTTCTTAAAACTAAATGAAGTAGGTAATTTCTTTGATTTAAATCTAAAATTAGAATCGCACCTTGACTTCAGTGATAATTTTATGACAACTATTTCTGCAGGGGTAAAAAATATGTTCAATGCATATCAGGATGATTTTGACACTGGTGCAACTAGAGATTCTGACTATATTTACGGACCAAATGCTCCAAGAACATTTTTTATTGGCATAAAGTTTGGTAAATTTCACTAA
- a CDS encoding metal-dependent transcriptional regulator — MFSQSEENYIKAIYHLEVEVTKGISTNAIAKKLETKASSVTDMIKKLSEKEVVVYKKYQGVTLTAFGKRTAINIIRKHRLWEVFLVDKLNFSWDEVHEVAEQLEHIKSPKLIDELDAYLGFPKRDPHGDPIPDKEGNLHTIEKSLLSTLEIGEEGICVGVDDSSSEFLQFLDKQQIALGKKIKVVNIEPFDGSLSIELEEKGMSISHKIANNLYIQKTTK, encoded by the coding sequence ATGTTTAGTCAGTCAGAAGAAAACTATATAAAAGCAATTTATCATTTAGAAGTAGAGGTAACTAAAGGTATTAGTACCAATGCAATTGCTAAGAAATTAGAGACGAAAGCTTCTTCTGTAACAGATATGATAAAAAAGCTTTCTGAAAAGGAAGTGGTTGTTTATAAAAAGTATCAAGGAGTTACACTGACAGCATTTGGAAAACGAACAGCGATTAATATTATCCGTAAGCATCGCTTGTGGGAGGTGTTTTTAGTAGATAAACTAAATTTTTCTTGGGATGAAGTACATGAGGTTGCTGAGCAATTGGAGCATATAAAATCGCCTAAGTTGATTGATGAGCTAGATGCCTACTTAGGATTTCCTAAAAGAGACCCACATGGTGATCCGATTCCAGATAAAGAAGGTAATTTACATACCATAGAAAAAAGTTTGCTCTCTACCTTAGAAATAGGGGAAGAAGGAATATGTGTAGGTGTCGATGATAGTTCTTCTGAGTTTTTACAGTTTTTAGATAAACAGCAAATAGCGCTAGGAAAGAAAATAAAAGTAGTGAACATTGAACCTTTTGATGGTTCTTTATCTATAGAGCTAGAAGAGAAGGGAATGTCAATTTCTCACAAGATTGCTAATAATTTATACATTCAAAAAACAACAAAATAA
- a CDS encoding zinc metalloprotease, producing MKRIFLTLAVAAGVLVGCQENSKDNDAIDVQEVAIDMSDFSVSYEESDKSRGNSQCQSMQVLNRQIKENPGLYKKMYDVEYATRKFIAAKKGGNGNGNGGGNTGGGGTGGGGGTTDNLGVINIPVYVHVVYSNSQQNISDAQIASQMRVLNDDFRKQNSDANNTPAEFAGVAADSEITFTLAGTFRHANSTSSWGTNNAVKQAYPPVTPETHLNIWVANIGGGILGYAQFPGGSLATDGVVCAPQYFGTTGYVEAPFNGGRTMTHEVGHYLNLRHIWGDGRCRQDDFVADTPSSDAPNYGCPSYPTVNCRSNDMTMNYMDYTNDACMSMFSEGQKSRMRAIFQPGGARASMLN from the coding sequence ATGAAAAGAATTTTTTTAACACTAGCTGTTGCAGCTGGAGTTTTGGTAGGTTGCCAAGAAAACTCAAAAGACAATGATGCTATTGACGTGCAAGAAGTCGCTATCGACATGAGCGATTTTTCGGTAAGTTATGAGGAATCAGACAAGAGTAGAGGAAACTCACAATGTCAGTCAATGCAAGTTTTAAATAGGCAAATCAAAGAAAATCCAGGGTTATACAAAAAGATGTATGACGTAGAATACGCTACTCGTAAATTTATTGCTGCCAAGAAAGGTGGTAATGGAAATGGAAATGGTGGTGGAAACACTGGCGGTGGAGGTACCGGCGGTGGTGGTGGAACTACTGATAACTTAGGTGTTATTAATATTCCAGTTTATGTGCATGTGGTGTACAGCAACTCTCAACAAAATATTAGTGATGCTCAAATCGCATCTCAAATGAGAGTTTTAAATGATGACTTTAGAAAGCAAAATTCTGACGCTAATAATACTCCAGCTGAATTTGCAGGAGTTGCAGCTGATTCTGAGATTACATTTACGTTAGCAGGTACTTTCAGACACGCAAACTCAACTTCTTCATGGGGAACAAACAATGCTGTAAAGCAAGCGTATCCACCAGTAACTCCAGAAACTCACTTAAACATTTGGGTTGCTAATATTGGAGGAGGAATTTTAGGATATGCACAATTCCCAGGAGGTTCTTTAGCTACTGATGGTGTAGTATGTGCACCTCAATACTTTGGAACTACAGGATATGTAGAGGCTCCATTTAACGGTGGTCGTACAATGACTCACGAAGTTGGACACTACTTAAACTTACGTCACATTTGGGGAGACGGAAGATGTCGTCAAGATGATTTCGTAGCAGATACTCCTTCTTCTGATGCGCCTAACTACGGATGTCCTTCTTATCCTACAGTAAACTGTCGTTCAAACGATATGACAATGAACTATATGGACTACACAAATGATGCTTGTATGTCTATGTTCTCAGAAGGTCAAAAATCTAGAATGAGAGCTATCTTCCAACCAGGAGGAGCTAGAGCTTCTATGCTTAACTAA
- a CDS encoding cysteine desulfurase, which translates to MFDIKKIRADFPILNRKVHGKPLVYLDNGATSQTPQVVIDAIVDYYTNYNANIHRGVHTLSQEATDKYEEARIKIQKHFNAKHPYEIILTSGTTHSINIVASGFAAILKEGDEIIVSALEHHSNIVPWQMLCEKTGAVLKVIPINEDGSLQMGVYHELLNNKTKLVFCNHVSNALGVINPIEELIHAAHKFGAYVLIDGAQACPHVKPDVQELDVDFYVASAHKMCGPTGVGLLYGKEELLNMLPPYQGGGEMIETVTFEKTTYAGLPHKFEAGTPNICGGIAFGVAVDYMNEIGFEAIATQEDKLLQYATEELEKIEGLKIYGTSNKTSVISFNLEGIHPYDVGAILDKLGIAVRTGHHCAQPIMDFFCIPGTIRASFTFYNTLEEVDELVKAVKRAQMMLS; encoded by the coding sequence ATGTTTGATATAAAAAAGATTCGTGCAGATTTTCCAATTTTAAATAGAAAAGTTCACGGAAAACCTTTGGTATATCTTGATAATGGTGCTACCTCTCAAACACCGCAAGTGGTTATAGACGCTATTGTAGATTATTATACAAACTACAATGCAAATATTCATAGAGGAGTACATACGTTAAGTCAAGAAGCAACTGATAAATATGAAGAAGCTCGAATTAAGATTCAAAAACATTTTAATGCAAAGCATCCCTATGAAATTATTTTAACCTCTGGTACTACACATAGTATTAATATTGTAGCATCTGGATTTGCTGCAATTTTAAAAGAAGGTGATGAAATTATAGTATCGGCTTTAGAGCATCATTCTAATATTGTTCCATGGCAAATGCTATGTGAGAAAACAGGTGCTGTATTAAAGGTAATACCAATAAATGAAGATGGATCTTTACAAATGGGAGTGTACCATGAGCTATTGAATAATAAAACAAAACTAGTTTTTTGTAACCATGTGTCAAATGCTTTGGGAGTGATAAACCCAATAGAAGAATTGATACATGCAGCTCATAAATTTGGCGCTTATGTGTTAATTGATGGAGCACAAGCATGCCCTCACGTAAAACCAGATGTTCAAGAGTTGGATGTTGATTTCTATGTAGCTTCAGCGCATAAAATGTGTGGGCCTACGGGAGTTGGGTTATTGTATGGTAAAGAAGAACTGTTAAATATGTTACCTCCGTACCAGGGTGGAGGAGAAATGATAGAAACAGTAACCTTTGAAAAAACAACATACGCAGGATTGCCACATAAGTTTGAAGCTGGTACGCCGAATATTTGTGGAGGTATTGCCTTTGGAGTGGCGGTAGACTATATGAATGAAATAGGTTTTGAAGCTATTGCTACTCAAGAAGACAAATTGTTGCAATATGCAACAGAAGAATTAGAGAAAATAGAAGGATTGAAGATTTATGGTACTTCAAATAAAACTTCAGTAATCTCATTTAATTTAGAAGGAATTCACCCCTATGATGTTGGAGCAATTTTAGATAAACTTGGTATAGCGGTTAGAACAGGACACCATTGCGCACAGCCAATTATGGATTTTTTCTGTATTCCAGGTACAATAAGAGCATCGTTTACTTTTTATAATACCTTAGAAGAGGTAGATGAACTAGTAAAAGCGGTAAAAAGAGCACAGATGATGCTGTCGTAA
- a CDS encoding multidrug transporter, whose protein sequence is MKNNLLLGLAIAASIFTSCGDNDTADIIITDNSVTNNNNGGGTNPTPCEVELKGNYTSDLSLDPTKCYTITGPTIFENGTTLTIPAGTTIKAAATGADVYLAIAQGAKIMAEGTSSQPIIFTSAATTPNAGDWGGLILLGKAPINSVAGGTATSTSEIASLPYGGNVANDNSGILRYVRVEYSGGKADGQSENNGFSFYGVGNLTTIEYIQMFEGKDDGVEFFGGTVNVSNVSVVNAQDDSIDWTEGYTGTITDAYVKHGTDHDKGIEADGYNTDIGNLSSPKYFSKPTVTNLTIVGLGSGTGNEAIRLRAGTQGIFTNVLLDGFAEGFDLDGDATDNPTGAGVTSGDLKATDVKFEDVTTNVKNDTGVAFPTADFLTENASATGTDYATWGAGWTRQ, encoded by the coding sequence ATGAAAAATAATTTATTATTAGGATTAGCTATAGCTGCGTCGATTTTCACTTCTTGTGGAGACAATGATACTGCTGATATCATTATTACTGACAACAGCGTTACTAATAACAATAACGGAGGTGGAACTAACCCTACACCTTGCGAAGTAGAGTTAAAAGGAAATTATACTTCTGATTTATCTTTAGACCCTACTAAATGTTACACAATTACTGGTCCAACTATTTTTGAGAACGGTACAACATTAACTATCCCAGCAGGAACTACTATTAAAGCTGCTGCAACAGGTGCTGATGTTTATTTAGCAATTGCTCAAGGAGCTAAGATTATGGCTGAAGGAACTTCTTCTCAACCAATTATCTTTACTTCTGCTGCAACAACTCCAAACGCTGGAGACTGGGGAGGATTAATCTTATTAGGTAAAGCTCCTATTAACTCTGTTGCTGGTGGTACTGCTACTTCTACTTCAGAAATTGCAAGTTTACCATACGGTGGAAATGTTGCGAACGATAACTCAGGAATTTTACGTTATGTACGTGTTGAATATTCTGGAGGTAAAGCTGATGGTCAATCTGAGAACAATGGATTTTCTTTCTACGGTGTTGGTAACTTAACAACTATTGAATACATCCAAATGTTTGAAGGGAAGGATGACGGAGTTGAGTTCTTTGGTGGAACAGTAAACGTAAGCAATGTATCTGTTGTAAACGCTCAAGATGATTCTATCGACTGGACTGAAGGATATACTGGTACAATTACAGATGCTTATGTAAAGCACGGGACTGACCATGATAAAGGAATTGAAGCTGATGGGTACAATACTGATATAGGAAACTTATCAAGCCCTAAGTATTTCTCTAAGCCAACAGTAACTAACTTAACTATTGTTGGATTAGGATCTGGAACTGGAAACGAAGCTATCCGTTTAAGAGCTGGTACTCAAGGAATCTTTACAAATGTTTTACTTGATGGATTCGCAGAAGGATTTGATTTAGATGGAGATGCTACAGATAACCCAACAGGAGCTGGAGTTACTTCAGGAGATTTAAAAGCAACGGACGTAAAGTTTGAAGATGTAACTACAAACGTTAAAAACGATACAGGAGTAGCTTTTCCAACTGCTGATTTCTTAACTGAGAATGCAAGTGCTACTGGTACTGACTATGCTACTTGGGGAGCTGGATGGACTAGACAATAA
- a CDS encoding TonB-dependent receptor translates to MKKILFITLFCFTSFVFSQSKGTVAGTVTDKELNNEPLPFANVFIKGTTIGGTTDIDGKYTLSAPEGNQTIVFSFVGYQTIEKQIIVKANETLVVDQVLGASEGVALDEVEIKASTSKDKASALLLEQKKAVVIKESIGAEELSNKGISDAAGAVSKISGVSKQEGSSNVYVRGLGDRYLNTTMNGLSLPSNDVAKKNIDLNLFPSDIIQNVSISKAYSSTFYGDFAAGNIDVSSKEYKGNGFVEINLGSGANTRAMGEDFKKSEGTGNFGYYNRFRNNPYAIVLSHGVDPVNAGSPINNSIGINAGKSFDFKDGSRLSLFGTASFSRDFEYREGPLVDYTNVFKKQFPNSQEYEYSTSTTAMLSALYRINSNNKLKYTSLFLNSSSDQVGYYGYKGLGKNRDALIDTDQGFYQMNVQYNQDLVFVNQLTGEHKFEDNKFKLTWGVGYNNVFAHEPDRKRISMENFHLALDNDPNTNPVFFTNNSFDNQRYFQKIIDEELNSRINLAYQTSENLTLNFGYNGRIKERSFENIRYGYDILDSRFEITDVNNLDAIFNIDNAQIFRNQTGKIFRLDVFRTIPSYTGTNIVSVPGINENTYNGELRIHAGYASAEIKFGEQWTVVPGVRIESFNQQVDYNVININPSDPGSRSVSETFFLPNLNIKYALKEDQNLRFTFSNTVSVPEFKEVAPFIYEGIGQRVAGNPNLLDDPSFSRIFNLDLKYEWFVSRDELLSIGVFGKQINDPINLVAESSAAGNQRYFRTSNKATVIGVELEARKNLIQNEDEETQLSAGFNFTYMHTEQDLIRNISGGQSQFTTSFNRDSDELQGASPFLINANINYSPTHYKNYKPIASLVFSYFSDRIDALGAGQLGNVIEKGVPTLDFIWKNKIGEKWEINLNARNLLDPSIERVRENTSIGDVTLSKYKRGTNLGLGLKYKF, encoded by the coding sequence ATGAAAAAAATATTATTTATAACTCTTTTTTGCTTTACAAGCTTCGTCTTTTCACAAAGCAAAGGAACCGTAGCGGGGACGGTTACCGACAAAGAGTTGAATAACGAACCATTACCTTTCGCTAATGTTTTTATAAAAGGAACAACTATTGGAGGGACCACTGATATTGATGGTAAATATACCCTTTCAGCACCAGAAGGAAACCAAACAATTGTTTTCAGCTTTGTAGGTTACCAAACTATTGAAAAACAAATCATAGTTAAAGCAAATGAAACTTTAGTAGTAGATCAGGTTTTAGGAGCTAGCGAGGGAGTTGCTTTAGACGAGGTAGAGATTAAAGCTTCTACAAGTAAGGATAAAGCAAGCGCTTTATTACTAGAACAAAAGAAAGCAGTCGTTATCAAAGAAAGTATTGGAGCTGAAGAATTATCTAACAAAGGTATTTCTGATGCTGCTGGTGCCGTTTCCAAAATCTCTGGTGTTTCTAAACAAGAAGGTTCAAGTAATGTATATGTACGTGGATTAGGTGATAGATACCTAAATACTACAATGAACGGACTTTCATTACCATCTAACGATGTTGCAAAGAAAAACATCGACCTAAACTTATTCCCTTCTGATATCATTCAAAATGTATCTATCAGTAAAGCATACTCTTCTACTTTCTATGGGGATTTTGCCGCTGGTAATATTGATGTTTCATCTAAAGAATATAAAGGAAACGGATTTGTAGAGATAAACTTAGGGTCTGGAGCTAACACTAGAGCTATGGGTGAAGATTTCAAGAAAAGCGAAGGAACTGGAAACTTCGGATACTACAATCGCTTCAGAAACAATCCTTATGCTATCGTTTTATCACATGGTGTAGATCCAGTAAACGCAGGAAGCCCTATCAATAACTCAATTGGAATCAATGCTGGAAAATCTTTTGATTTTAAAGATGGATCACGATTAAGCTTATTCGGAACTGCTTCTTTTAGCAGAGATTTCGAATATAGAGAAGGGCCATTAGTAGATTATACGAACGTATTTAAAAAACAATTTCCTAACTCACAAGAGTACGAGTACTCAACTTCAACTACTGCTATGTTAAGTGCTTTATATCGTATTAACAGCAACAACAAATTGAAGTATACTTCATTATTCTTAAATAGCTCTAGTGATCAAGTTGGATATTACGGATATAAAGGTTTAGGTAAAAACAGAGACGCTTTAATTGATACTGATCAAGGTTTTTATCAAATGAATGTTCAGTACAATCAAGATTTAGTTTTTGTAAATCAATTAACAGGTGAGCACAAGTTTGAAGACAATAAGTTCAAACTTACTTGGGGAGTTGGATACAACAACGTATTCGCTCATGAACCAGATAGAAAAAGAATTAGTATGGAAAATTTCCATCTAGCTTTAGATAACGACCCTAACACGAACCCTGTATTCTTTACGAACAACTCTTTTGACAACCAACGTTATTTCCAAAAGATTATTGACGAAGAGTTAAACAGTAGAATTAATTTGGCTTACCAAACTTCTGAAAATCTTACCTTAAACTTTGGTTATAACGGAAGAATTAAAGAAAGAAGTTTTGAAAACATTCGTTACGGATACGACATCTTAGATAGTAGATTTGAAATTACTGATGTAAACAATTTAGATGCTATTTTCAATATTGATAATGCACAGATCTTTAGAAATCAAACGGGAAAAATATTCAGATTAGATGTATTCAGAACTATTCCTAGCTACACAGGAACTAATATTGTAAGTGTGCCTGGAATCAATGAAAATACTTATAATGGTGAATTAAGAATACATGCTGGTTACGCTTCTGCTGAAATTAAATTTGGTGAGCAATGGACTGTTGTACCAGGGGTTAGAATAGAGTCTTTTAATCAACAAGTAGATTACAACGTAATTAACATTAACCCAAGCGATCCTGGATCTAGAAGTGTATCGGAAACATTCTTCTTACCAAACTTAAACATTAAGTACGCTCTTAAAGAGGATCAAAATTTACGTTTTACGTTTAGCAACACTGTGTCTGTTCCAGAATTTAAAGAGGTAGCTCCATTTATCTACGAAGGAATTGGACAAAGAGTTGCTGGTAACCCTAACTTATTAGACGACCCATCATTTTCTAGAATCTTCAATTTAGATTTAAAATATGAATGGTTTGTTTCAAGAGATGAGTTATTATCGATTGGTGTATTTGGAAAACAAATTAATGACCCTATCAACTTAGTTGCAGAAAGTAGTGCTGCGGGTAACCAACGTTATTTCAGAACTAGTAACAAGGCAACTGTTATTGGTGTAGAACTAGAAGCTCGTAAAAATTTAATCCAAAACGAAGATGAAGAAACGCAACTTTCTGCTGGATTCAACTTCACCTACATGCATACAGAGCAAGATTTGATTAGAAATATCTCAGGAGGACAATCGCAATTTACTACTTCTTTTAACAGAGATAGTGATGAATTACAAGGAGCATCTCCATTCTTAATCAATGCAAATATTAACTATAGTCCAACCCATTATAAAAACTATAAACCAATTGCTTCATTAGTATTCTCTTATTTCTCAGATAGAATAGATGCTTTAGGAGCTGGACAATTAGGAAATGTAATTGAAAAAGGAGTACCAACTTTAGATTTTATTTGGAAGAATAAAATTGGAGAAAAATGGGAAATCAATTTAAATGCAAGAAACTTATTAGATCCATCTATAGAAAGAGTAAGAGAAAATACTTCTATTGGAGATGTAACCTTATCAAAATATAAAAGAGGTACAAACTTAGGATTAGGACTGAAATACAAATTTTAA
- a CDS encoding thioredoxin family protein: MKPSKYNIVFFLIFGYFTFTATGQQKVNWISFEQLDDSLAVKPKKVFISFFADWCTYCKKMNRVAFKNPEVIAVLNSEYYAVKMDSETKKPIEFEGRAYTNDQVGKNRNPIHQIPLLLASRKNRPFSLPATVILDKTFKVTQRHFEYLSTKKILKILKK; this comes from the coding sequence ATGAAACCTAGTAAATATAACATAGTATTCTTCTTAATCTTTGGTTACTTTACTTTTACTGCAACCGGACAACAAAAAGTCAACTGGATTTCTTTTGAACAACTGGATGACTCCTTAGCTGTAAAACCCAAAAAAGTATTCATTTCATTTTTTGCCGATTGGTGTACCTACTGTAAAAAAATGAATAGGGTTGCTTTTAAGAATCCCGAAGTAATCGCCGTTTTAAATTCAGAGTATTATGCCGTTAAAATGGATTCTGAAACCAAAAAACCTATCGAATTTGAAGGAAGAGCTTACACCAATGATCAAGTTGGTAAAAACCGAAATCCAATTCATCAAATTCCGTTACTATTAGCTTCCAGAAAGAATAGACCCTTCTCATTACCAGCAACAGTAATTTTGGATAAAACTTTTAAAGTAACCCAACGTCACTTTGAATATTTATCTACCAAAAAAATATTAAAAATTTTAAAAAAATAA